Below is a window of Bos indicus isolate NIAB-ARS_2022 breed Sahiwal x Tharparkar chromosome 19, NIAB-ARS_B.indTharparkar_mat_pri_1.0, whole genome shotgun sequence DNA.
CGATGGTCTCATTGGCTTGGCAGGCTCCAGgctgaagaaagaagacaaaTCAGATCTAGGTGGTCAGACTAAGGCTTGTCCCACTCCTCTCCTGTGGCAGAGGGCCTGAAGCCCTCGAGGCTTGAGAAGTGGGTTCCCCTAGCAACAGAGACGCTGCAGGCACCTGAGGAAGCCCAGCCCAGAGGACTAGGGTTGGGGGGGGGACACGTGGCAAATGACCACACATGTACATGACATGTAGGAAGGATGCATTGGGTCGTGGTTGGGCTCTGAGGAGGCAGAGGGCACTCACGGGGCGCACTGAGGACAGCAGCAGGGTGGGAGGCACTTCCAGGGTGAGGAGCGCCTCGTGGGCATCTTCCCCAGCCCGCTTCCGGCTTGGGGTGTTGGTCACGTTGATGCTCAGGAGCAGTTTTCGGAGGTCTCTCCTGTACTGGAGCCTGAGAGGGGAGGAGCAGGCCCAGACTGAGCCCAAAGCCCCGCCCCAATCTGTTATGCTCCGCCCCTCAGAAGAAAGCCCCTTTTCTGGCCAAGGAAGGCCaatcttatgctgctgctaagtcgcttcagtcatgtccgactctgtgcgaccccatagacggcagcccaccaggctccaccgtccctgggattctccaggcaagaatactggagtgggttgccatttccttctccagccaatcTTATAGTTCTTGGCTAATTAAGGTCCCTCCTCTCTGACTTGCCTCTCTGTGAGACCCCACCCCTTAGGTCTCAACAGTTCTCTCCACTCTTTCCGACCAATAGGGCCCCGCCCCTCAATTCCTGATAGCCAGTGAAGTCCGGCCCACCTTGGCCAATCAGCCCTGCCCAGAGCGCACCTGCTCAGCCGCTGCCCCAGCTCAGACACGAAGGCCGCCCGCATCTGTAAATTGCTGTCGCACCTGTTGTCCTGCCCGCATTCCTTCTGGAACTGTacctgggggtggtgggagtTGTGAAGGGCCCACCATCATCCATAGCTCTCCAGGACCGTGCCCTTCCGGCcctggccccggccccggccctaCCCACCTCCGTGTGGTTCTCCAGAGCCTGCGCTTGGTTGAGGACCGGGTAGGCATCCAGGGACCCAAGCCCCAGTTGGGGACGATCAGGCAACCGCAAAGGTAACGAGTAGTTCATGGAGATGGTGATGGGTCGGAGTTTGTCGCGGACGTTGTCCTGGGAAAGGAAGGTAAACTGAACCCAGCTCTGCACTGCCCTCCAAACCAAGTTGTATCCTCATACAAACCTAAGCCCCTAGGGAGGAGCTGCGCCCCTCTCCCTCAACCCTAAAAAACCCCTGTAAGACTGAATCCCCTCTGGTCTGCTCACCAAATTGACCCGCTTCGGTAAGATGTGGCTCCTCCTCTCCAGAGACTCCTCTGGAGGAAGATTGACTCTCCCTTCATTCCTGGGGTCCCCAAGTTGagttttcccttttcactctGATGTCCCAGAGAAAGCCTGCGCTTGTCCTTGCTTCTGGATGCCTTTTCTCCAGAGACAAGCTAAAAATCTCACATACTTCTCTTTGGCCCCCATCCCTGCTCCAAAGGTCTCTGTTCTCTACCATGGGCTGGATGCTGTGTGCTGTAGCCTCCACTTACCTATGACCTTCCAGGCCAATCCACCACCTTTGTCTCTGGAGAGAACTCATGCCCTCACCCTTGACCTCGGGGACTCTCCTGGGCCCATGGAGTTACCTCCTCCTGGGACCATGGAGTCAATGTActgcccctcaccccctccctcACCATCAGGAGCAGCTCCAGTGTCTGGCAGCGCATCTCAGGCATGGAGAAGAAGCCGTGGAAGACAGCTGACTGGCTGCGTGCAAAGTGGAGTCGGGGTGGGCGGCGGTCCCGGTCAGCCTCCAGCGTGTAGGCCAGGGCTGTGGGTGTACAGGCTGGTCAGCAAGTGACCAGGTGAGCGTGCCCCCCCTCGCCCTGCAGCCCAGAACTCACTGATGTTCCGCCTGTAGTTGGGGTTGCCTGCACTCTGGTTGTAAGCAAAGCACAGCTCCACCTGCACACTGTTGAGGGTGGGGGACATACAGGAGGGTCAGGTCACGGTGGAACCCAGATACCCAGGTCCCAGCTCTCACCCGCTTTACTGGGCAAGAGGAAACAGGGTCTTTGGGGGAAAGACAGAGACAAAACTGAGGAGTCCACAGAGCTGGGCTGGGGTGTCCCTGGTCTCTTCAGgccatagaaaacaagcttagaGGGCAccaatggggaaactgaggtcctgaGACTAAAGGAGTTGCCTGAAGCCAGGTGTTGGCCCAGCCTAGTCTTGGGCAGGATCCCCAGTCCAGATCTCTTTCCCCACCACCCACTGCTTCCCTACTCCATCTCCCTCAGCTTTCTGATCCATTATCCTCATTCACTAATAGACCTTGGGGTCATCACTGTCATTATTGTAACCATCTTAGCAACTATGTTTTTTGAGCACTTAGGATTTACAGAGCacaaaatgcaaacaagcaaaatggctgtctggggagtccttacaaatagatgtgaaaagaagagaagcgaaaagcaaaggagcaaaggaaagacataagcatctgaatgcagagttccaaagaatagcaagaagagataagaaagccttcctcagcgatcaatgcaaagaaatagaggaaaacaacacaatgggaaagactagagatctcttcaagaaaattagagataccaagggaacatttcatgcaaagatgggctcgataaaggacagaaatggtatggacctaacagaagcagaagatattaagaagaggtggcaagaacacacagaagaacggtacaaaaaagatcttcatgacccagataatcacaatggtgtgatcactgacctagagccagtcatcctggaatgtgaagtcaagtgggccttagaaagcatcactatgaacaaagctagtggaggtgatggaattccagttgagctattcaaatcctgaaagatgatgctgtgaaagtgctgcactcaacatgccagcaaatctggaaaactcagcagtggccacaggactggaaaaggtccattttcattccaatcccaaagaaaggcaatgccaaagaatgctcaaactactgcacaattgtactcatctcacatgcgagtaaagtaatgctcaaaattctccaagccaggcttcagcaatatgtgaaccgtgaacttcctgatgttcaagctggttttagaaaaggcagaggaaccagagatcaaattgccaacattcgctggatcatggaaaaaacaatagagttccagaaaaacatctatttctgctttattgactatgccaaagcctttgactgtgtggatcacaacaaactgtggaaaattctgaaagagatgggaataccagaccacctgacctgcctcttgagaaatctgtatgcaggtcaggaagcaacagttagaactgaacatggaacaacagactggttccaaataggaaaaagagtacgtcaaggctgtatactgtcaccctgcttatttaacttctatgcagactacatcatgagaaacactggactggaagaaacacaagctggaatcaagactgccgggagaaatatcaataacctcagatatgcagatgacaccacccttatggcagaaagtgaagaggaactaaaaagcctcttgatgaaagtgaaagtggagagtgaaaaagttggcttaaagttcaacatgcagaaaacgaagatcatggcatccggtcccatcacttcatggcaaaagatgaggaaacagtggaaacagtgtcagactttatttttttgggctccaaaatcactgcagatggtgactgcagccatgaaattaaaagatgcttactccttggaaggaaagttatgaccaacctagatagcatattcaaaagcagagacattactttgccaacaaaggtccatctagtcaaggctatggtttttcctgtggtcatgtatggatgtgagagttggactgtgaagaaggctgagccccaaagaattgatgcttttgaactgtggtgttggagaagactcttgagagtcccttggactgcaagtagatccaaccagtccattctgaaggagatcagccctgggatttctttggaaggaatgatgctaaagctgaaactccagtactttggccacctcatgtgaagtgttgactcattggaaaagactgatgctgggagggattgggggcaggaggagaaggggacgacagaggatgagatggctggatggcatcactgattcgatggacgtgagtctgagtgagctccgggttttggtgatggacagggaggcctggtgtgctgcgattcatggggtcacaaagagtcagacacgactgagcgactgaactgaactgaactgatgctaagggcttccctggtggctcagaggttaaagcatctgcaatgagggagacctgggttcgatccctggtcgggaagatcccctggagaaggaaatggcaacccactccagtattcttgcctggagaatcccatggacagaggagcctggtgggctacagtccacggggtcgcaaagagtcagacatgactgagcgacttcactttcactttatgctaAGGGCTTTttgtacattatctcatttgattatCACAACCACCCTGTAaattgattatatatttaaaaaaaaattttatggagtatagttgctttacagtgttgtgttagtttctgtgaaTTGGATATTAATATTGCTACTCCCTAGAGCCCATCCCTCCCATTGCAGTGGGCAAGGCTGGAATCTGAACCAAGCAGACCAGAGCTCCAACCACCATGCCCTACCTGCCCCCCTACCCCCACAGTTCACCCATTAGCAAGGAATTTTGCTCTTTAATGAGGTTGAGTGGGGAGCGCAATGCTTTCCCAAGCATCAGCTCTTTAATGGTGGGGTATCAGGAGTTGCCAGGGAAGGGTTTTGAAAGCCAGGGTCCCTCCTGGGCTTCCCAAACATCAGGAGGAATGAATGGGCAGACTGGGGCCAGAGGGTCTCACCAGGAGGTGGCCGTGCAGAATGCAGGGTCCAGTATGGATGGCTTGGCTACCAAGGTCTTATGGAGGATGTTGATGACAGGCCGGGCCCTGCATAGAAAAACCAGACATCAGTGCCTCAGGCCcaccccaggccaggccagggtcagggctcaggcTTGTATGGACCTGATTCTGAAGGTGGACAGAGCTGGGGCTCCATGCAGGCAGGGACGGAAGAGAGAGGTCCCCATCCACCGTTGCCCTGGCTCACCTCAGCAGCACGATGCGGTCTGACAGGCTCCCCACCAGCAGGTCTGGGTAGAAGTTCTCATCCACGTCCATCTGCCCACTCAGGGAGTAGCCAAAGGTGGCCAAGCCAGGCAGTCCCAGCTGCTCTCCATGGATtacctgggggcagggggagacgGTGGGGACAGGCTCTGGGGAAGGTTCTACAGAGTGGGGCCCATGGGGAATAGGCAGGAGTGcgtgaggaaaaggaagaaggtgCCTCTGTCCCTGGCCATCTGTACCTGCTGGGGCTGTCTGAGGAGCCCCCTGGAGCTGCCATGGTAGATGTACACTTTGCCCAAGCCCTCGAATGGGGCTCCCACAGCAATGTCTGGGAAAGAGAGATAGTTCAGGGTCACCCTGGGTACTATGGGCCCCATGGTTTTCCAGTCCTATGCTCCAGGCCACAGAGCCCAGCATGGCATGACCTCCCTGTCAAGCAGTGCTCAGAGCATCAGGGAACAGAGTTCTGTAACTTAGGATTAAAACTGGGACCATTAGGCACCCATTTGCCTCCTTTTATATATGGGAAATTAGGCCCAGGAGAGGGAAGTGACTTACCAAAGTCACATAGCAAGTTAATGTCTCCGGCAGGTCTAGACCCCAGATTCCTGACCACTGGCTATTTGTTTTCCCTTATTACTGTGCCTTCCTTCTCCCCTGTCAACCGCCCCTCCAGACACCTGGTTCTTCTCATGACATTTAAGAGCAGGGTCACAAAAGCAGGTGTTCCCCATTTGTGACTTTGCCAGATAGTTCTCAAACACTCATCTCATCCAGTCCTCACAAGAGTGCTGGCAGTAGGTAATACtgtccccacttcacagatgaggaaataggctCAGAAAACTTAAAGTCGGACAGCTAATAAGTAGAGAAGAGGCTGTTTGAGCCTATGTCTAACAGTGGGGGCTGGGATTTTCATCACAACACTATAACTTTTCTTGTTAAATTCTAACCATTATTTCCACAAAATAACTCCAAGATGTTTTGTCTTCTTAAACTTTCTAGTTTGCTGCTTTTGATCTGATATGGCCTAGGTAATTAGAAAGTCAAGCTTGTAGGAAAAGTAGGCAAAGGAAGAATAAGTAGATCTTGAGTGACAACTGGGCAACTCTTTGATCAGTAAGTGCTTGGGCTTCATTAACTGAACTTTCTAGCACCTATTTTGGCTCTTGAgaggttcctctgccttcctttTGGTTTTCAGATATATTCTGGGAAATTGAGGTTGTCAGAGAAATGACTTCCAGATAAGCCAGGTGCTCCCATGGCAACCAGGCTAAACCCCTTGATTTATCCCTCTCCTTGACATGCAAGGTCTGATTGGTCTCCAAGTCCAGCAGAATAGTAATTGGCATCCCCTATATCCAGAACTTCTACCATGTCCCTGTGCTTAACATCCACACCtggtatactatatatatatatatttattttttttttttttctttttttggctgcatcgggtcttagttgcagaatgcaggttctctagttgtgacatgtgggcttagttgcccctcagcatgatcttagttctccgaccaggggctgaatccatgttccctgcattgcaagatggattcttaaccactggaccaccggggaagttccaCACCTGATACagtaatgctatgctatgctatgctaacttgcttcagtcgtgtccgaccctgtgcgaccccatagacggcagcccaccaggctcccccgtccctgggattctccaggcaagaacactggagtgggttgccatttctttctccagtgcatgaaagtgaaaagtgaaagtgaagtcactcagtcgtgtctgactcctagtgaccccatggactgcagcctaccaggctcctccatccatgggattttccaggcaagagtactggagtggggtgccattgccttctccgatattcttttttaaatttttaattggaggatgaaagtgaaagtgaagtcgctcagttgtgtctgactctttgcgaccccatggactgtagcctaccaggctcctcagtccacggaattttccaggcaagagtactggagtgggttgcaatttccttctccaggggatcttcccaacccagggattgaacccgggtctcccacattgcaggcagatgctttaccatctgagccaccaggataattgctttttaatattgtattggtctctaccgtacatcaacatgaatcagccataggtaataCTATATTCTTGATCTTAACATCCCTAGCCTTGCTCCCCACCTCCATCCAGCCCACATCTCCctccagaatcatctttcagggtaCCAAGCTATCATGTCACACCTCTGCCCTCAAATCTTTCCGGACACCCCTCTACCGTAACCCAAGCATAAGGCCCTAGCTTTGCTGCCTGGTTTTCAGTGTGTCCACCCCATCCCCACACTACCTCTCCAGCCACATCTCTGCTGTGAACACCTCACATCAGCCAAATGGACCACACTCACATTTTGCCCCTTCTGTTCCCACCACTGTGTACACTCAGCCTGGCCTTTGATGCCCAATGGTATGTCCACTGTTCCTGGAGGTCTACTGAGCTCACCCCTGGGGGCTCCCTCTGCACTGCTGTGAGCTCCCCAGACCTGGGCCCGAGTCTGTCTCCTTTTTGGGCCCTATCAAGCCTGGTATGCAGTTGGCTCTCAGTCAGCGGGTGCTGGGCCGGGAGTGCTGGCTCATACCCTGGAATCCGTCTTGGTTGACGTCACCAATGCTTGCCACAGAGAAGCCGAAGGCGGAGCGACTGGGGCCATgaagaaggagggaggggtggTCTGGGAAGGAGGTGCCTGCCTGGTTCATGAAGATATAAATCGCACCCCCTACTTCCTCTTTCCGCTCAAAGTAATAGGGGGCACCCACCAGGAGGTCCTGCCACCtgcaaaggaaagaaggaggggagATGGAACACGCAGCATAACTGTTATTTAGCAGACACAACTGCGCCAGGCAGGGCACACAACTCTACAAGTGATGCCTCTGGCCATAGGTTGTGGGAAGGACATGGAAGGGTCATTGTGACCAATCTAATAGAAAACACAGGTTGTGGAAAAGCCATGTACAGACAGATCACACCCAAACAGCTCATATCCACCAGGGCCATACAAATGACAGGCACAGTCAGTGAGATGCAGGCATCACGAAATTGACATGCAAACCCATAAAGTCCAAATCCCATAAAGTCTGATTGCAAATCAACATGCAGAACTGATTTGTAAATCCCTGCAAACAACATGCAAAAAAACACACAGTTGCAAACCTCTATTTCTCTGCCCTCACTTGTGCAAGCCCACCCCCTCATCATTCTCCCTGGCCCCAGAGAAATGTCCCTGGATTCTTACCCATCATTGTTCAGGTCTGCCAGGGCAATGGCACTGCCAAAATAGGCTCCCACCTGCGTGCCCTCCAGCACCTGCCTCCTCCGCAAGTCTCCACCTGCTTCCTGGCTCAGCAAAAAGACAGCGCCCACATGTTGGTGCCGCGGGGCACCTGTCACAATGGTGATGTTTGTGGGGTGCAAGATGGCACTGCCCACCTGCATCGTGTAGCCTGGGATGGGGGGAAGGTGGTCAATTGAGACTCCAGTAAGGTTGGTCCCCTTGTACTCTGGTCATCTCCCAGGATCCCCCATTATCTTCTATTCCTCTATTCTAAGTTGGGCAAGAAAGCGGACCTTGGATACCCAGCCCCAAGTCCTGACCGTACTCTGACCATGAACTCCATGAGGGTTGTGACTCTGCCTCTGGGTGGAGTATACAGCTGGTGCTCAGTAAGTGTGTGCTAGCTGAACTGAATGCTACTGGTCTCAGTGCAGTCTGGCCTCTCTACTCCACAGACACTGAAGGGGAGAGGACCAGTGTGCCAGGGACTGagccccctttctcctccccaccaAAGGGCCACTACAACTGGACTCACCAATATAGAGGTTTCCTTGGTCCTCTGGGTCCTTGTAACTATATTCAGACAAATCCCAGTCCTTCCGCTGAATCATGTAGCTGTTTCCTTCACAAAGATTTGAGGAGGGGGTATAAGTCACCACTCCTTTTCTCCACTATGTCCAGCCCCCCCTCCAGATAAGGATAATAATAACCCCTTTTACCTGTGAGTACTTTGCCATTTGAAAATCACTTACTCTTTATTTTAACAATTCTGAGCTAGCATGAtgaccccattttgcagatgagaaaagtgaggctcaGGGATGGAGGCTCAGGGATGTCCAGTCATGGCTGGAATCCAGTCATCTGGGTACCGGCATACTATCAAGAGATGACATTTCTCCCACCCTGGTCAACGAAGCCAGACTCACACCATTATTTTCTCCTAATCCTGTCCCCAGACTCGGGCTACCTACTTtcccctgcctcccaggctgctgcTGGAGAGTACCTTGGCCCTGCCAAGGAGTGGGAGATAAGACTAGCAGAGTGAGCAGAGGCCTCAGCCTCAGGTGAGCCCAGAGCTGTGACTATGCCCTGGGCAACCTGTTAGTCAAGAggacaaaacaaataaatcactGGGATGTAACATGCCACAtaagaaatatagtcaataataatgTAATCACTTTGAAGGGTGACAGATGGTTTCTTGGCTTATAGGGGTGATCATTTTACAATGTACTTAAATGCTGATCAccatgttatacacctgaaactaacataatattgtacatcaactatactgcaattaaaaaaaaaaaagagcaagattCTGGCCTCCCTCTGCTTGTTGATTCTGCAACAGTAGGTGCAGTAAGGGAAAAGAGGTCACTGTTGCTACAGCCTGTGGTGGAGAGAGGCAGGTGGACGGTGTGTGAGCCGTCAGATGCCTGAAAGTCAGTATGTGGTGTGGCAGAATCAAGCATGAGTTTTGATACAAGAAAATACTCTGCAGCCCTCTCAAAAGATTGCCTTGTATGCACTGACATGAAAACATGCCCCAAATTTATTGATACATGGAGAGGAAGTAGCAgaacaatacatttaaaatgattttctgtgtgggtatgtgtgtttcTTAAGATACCTATATATTCTAAAACAGGTCTGGAAGGACCCACAAGACACTTAGCAGTATACACTGGGAAATGGGACAAGGGAGATGCGGGAGAAGAAGGGCGCTCTTCCTGTTTATTCTACTGTACCATTTAGTAGTTGTACCAgggatgtgttttattttttaataagtttttaaatgGTTAACCTGGCATCAGAGGGACCTACATTCCAATACACATTTCAGGACTTACTACTGGCCTTGGGCAATTTATTTTACTTCTCCAAGGCTcagttttctgtaaaatgggtataataatactTGCATTTTAAGATTAATTAAGATAATAGGTGGACCTCTGGTACCTAGAAAGCACTTTAAAATAGCAGAGGTGGTTGCTGATGTTGGCAAGGGCATGCTCTCCTCTGCCCTCTTGTGTGGAAGCTCTGACAGGCTGCTTCAGGGCCTAACAGGGGTGGTGGTCTCTGctcttcttcccttcccccacaaTCCCCACCTTTCCAGTTGTAGGCACCAGGAGCGCCAAAGTACATCTGACAGGCTGCCTCAGGGCCTAACAGGGGTGGTGGTCTCTGctcttcttcccttcccccacaaTCCCCACCTTTCCAGTTGTAGGCACCAGGAGCGCCAAAGTACACGGTGTTTTGGGTGAAGCCGCCGCTGGTGCCCAGCTGGCACATGCCCGTCTCCAGGTAGTCAGTGTTGCTGTTGCACATCTCGTTGTGGTAGGTCTGCCAGTCATCCCTGGCGTCCAGCTCCAGGTCGTTGCCTCTCACATAGCACTTGCCCACCATGCGCCGCTGGTCCTCTGACCCGGACCACAGCACCTGGGTGTAGCGGTGGGCACAGACCTGGggacccccccaacacacacagctAAGCCCACGGTGGGGACTCAGGAACGGAGTCTCCACGGCCCCGTGCACCTCTACTTTTGCAGGAGAGGAGTGGAAAGAGGTCTCCTGGCTTTTCTCTCTTCCCATAGAAATGCCTGGACCCGCATTGCCTTTCCAGAATTCCAAAACCTGCTCTGAGGGTTAGAAACACTTTTTGGAAGACCAGAAGGTACTGGATTTTGAGAGTGGCTTAGAGATCTCggcaaaataaaaagggaaaaggatGAGGGGATGTGGGGCTCAGGTTCTTGGGTCTAAAAGGAGCCAGACACAGAGCAGGTTAGGAAGTTgcttctctgttgtcccctgatGATCCTGCCCTCTTAATAAACGGATCAATATTAGaataacaaccaccaccactgcaGCAGTAGCTAAtacttactgagtgcttacttaCTTAGTAAGTATATACCAGACACAAGTCTGAGCTTTTTGCATATTAATTCTCTTAAGCCTCCTACCAGCTCTATGGGCTAGGGATAATTACTTCCTCATTTTAGataaggacactgaggcacagagaaataagCAACCTCACATCCAGAGAGAGGCAGGGGATATTCAATCCAAGGCTGTCGGGCTCCGGGGTCAAGCTCTTAAGCACCAGACTGTGCTGCCTCTCTCAAAGCTTCTCCCGGCACATGAGAGGTGCTCCATTAAAGTTTATTGGGCAAATCAATAATAGGGTATTTGTAAAACAGCCAGGGGCCAGATGAAACCCAGAACCAGACCTAGCTCTTGCTGCCGAGTCACTGGGAAGTTTCTAGTGTTGGCAAGCAGGACATGCTCACTAAAAACgaactgaatgaatggatgggcaAGTAGAAGGCTGTGGAAGGACCCAAGGTCTAGACTGACTTAGGCGGAGCTCTGGACCCACCATCCGTATAAGAGACTAGAAACGGTGTTTCAGTGAGCTGGTCAAACCCGGAGCTTACAACAGTGTTCAAAGGTGACAGAAATCACAACAGTGATGACTATGGGGGTGACAAGTGACTGAAAAGGAGTGTACTGTCCGAAGTGATGTAAGTATGCTATTTCTTTAATGGGTGTTGATTACTTGGGTTTATAATTTGCCAAAACTCAACTGAAACTTAAAATCTGTACATTCACTGTATGTAAATGTtacatgaatttaaaaatgaaaaataacttgtCTATCTGGGACTCAAAAATTGAGATCCCAGGGGCCAGCACTGATGAATGCAGGCTGGAGGTGACAAGTGACAGCAGGGAGTGGCCCCCAACCCAAGCCGGATGAGCTGGGGCAGAAGGGCTGTGCTTCTTCCGTCAGCTGGCCTCCCCGGAAGGAGTGCGGCCAGGCCACATTGCCTGAGGCTCTCTCTGCCCTTTCCATCCCGAAGTCCCTTCAACTCATTCCCACAAAGGGTGAGCACCGCCCCCACCCCGGGGTGGGGGGAATGGGTGATTCAGAAAGGACCCAGGCTGGCCCTTGGGAGAGCGCCAgacaccctccccatccccctgccACAGTGCAGGATGAAGGGACACACATGTCCATGGAGACATACAGCTGCAGAAATCGACATTTGCAAGCTCATGCACCAAggtcccttctcctgctctctgcttccctctgcaGCTCT
It encodes the following:
- the ITGA3 gene encoding integrin alpha-3 isoform X1, translating into MGPGPSRAAGVLRPLLGMLALMVAASNRAASAFNLDTRFLVVKEAGNPGSLFGYSVALHRQTERQQRYLLLAGAPRDLAVPDGYTNRTGAVYLCPLTAHKNDCERMDIKEKSNPNHIIEDMWLGVTVASQGPAGRVLVCAHRYTQVLWSGSEDQRRMVGKCYVRGNDLELDARDDWQTYHNEMCNSNTDYLETGMCQLGTSGGFTQNTVYFGAPGAYNWKGNSYMIQRKDWDLSEYSYKDPEDQGNLYIGYTMQVGSAILHPTNITIVTGAPRHQHVGAVFLLSQEAGGDLRRRQVLEGTQVGAYFGSAIALADLNNDGWQDLLVGAPYYFERKEEVGGAIYIFMNQAGTSFPDHPSLLLHGPSRSAFGFSVASIGDVNQDGFQDIAVGAPFEGLGKVYIYHGSSRGLLRQPQQVIHGEQLGLPGLATFGYSLSGQMDVDENFYPDLLVGSLSDRIVLLRARPVINILHKTLVAKPSILDPAFCTATSCVQVELCFAYNQSAGNPNYRRNITLAYTLEADRDRRPPRLHFARSQSAVFHGFFSMPEMRCQTLELLLMDNVRDKLRPITISMNYSLPLRLPDRPQLGLGSLDAYPVLNQAQALENHTEVQFQKECGQDNRCDSNLQMRAAFVSELGQRLSRLQYRRDLRKLLLSINVTNTPSRKRAGEDAHEALLTLEVPPTLLLSSVRPPGACQANETIVCELGNPFKRNQRMELLIAFEVIGVTLHTRELQAQLQLSTSSHQDDLRPMTLPLLVDYTLQASLSMVNHRLQSFFGGTVMGESGMKTVEDVGSPLKYEFQVGPMGEGLAALGTLVLGLEWPYEVSNGKWLLYPTEITVHGNGSWHCQPPGDLINPLNLTLSVPGDGPPSPQRRRRQLDPGGGQGPPPVTLAAAKKAKSEIQLSCGSDHTHCVWLECPIPDAPVITNVTIQARVWNSTFIEDYRDFDRVRVASWATLFLRTGVPTINMENKTVRFSVDIDSDLVEELPAEIELWLVLVAVSAGLLLLGLIILLLWKCDFFKRTHYYRIMPKYHAVRIREEERYPPPGSTLPTKKHWVTSWQTRGQYY
- the ITGA3 gene encoding integrin alpha-3 isoform X2, which encodes MGPGPSRAAGVLRPLLGMLALMVAASNRAASAFNLDTRFLVVKEAGNPGSLFGYSVALHRQTERQQRYLLLAGAPRDLAVPDGYTNRTGAVYLCPLTAHKNDCERMDIKEKSNPNHIIEDMWLGVTVASQGPAGRVLVCAHRYTQVLWSGSEDQRRMVGKCYVRGNDLELDARDDWQTYHNEMCNSNTDYLETGMCQLGTSGGFTQNTVYFGAPGAYNWKGNSYMIQRKDWDLSEYSYKDPEDQGNLYIGYTMQVGSAILHPTNITIVTGAPRHQHVGAVFLLSQEAGGDLRRRQVLEGTQVGAYFGSAIALADLNNDGWQDLLVGAPYYFERKEEVGGAIYIFMNQAGTSFPDHPSLLLHGPSRSAFGFSVASIGDVNQDGFQDIAVGAPFEGLGKVYIYHGSSRGLLRQPQQVIHGEQLGLPGLATFGYSLSGQMDVDENFYPDLLVGSLSDRIVLLRARPVINILHKTLVAKPSILDPAFCTATSCVQVELCFAYNQSAGNPNYRRNITLAYTLEADRDRRPPRLHFARSQSAVFHGFFSMPEMRCQTLELLLMDNVRDKLRPITISMNYSLPLRLPDRPQLGLGSLDAYPVLNQAQALENHTEVQFQKECGQDNRCDSNLQMRAAFVSELGQRLSRLQYRRDLRKLLLSINVTNTPSRKRAGEDAHEALLTLEVPPTLLLSSVRPPGACQANETIVCELGNPFKRNQRMELLIAFEVIGVTLHTRELQAQLQLSTSSHQDDLRPMTLPLLVDYTLQASLSMVNHRLQSFFGGTVMGESGMKTVEDVGSPLKYEFQVGPMGEGLAALGTLVLGLEWPYEVSNGKWLLYPTEITVHGNGSWHCQPPGDLINPLNLTLSVPGDGPPSPQRRRRQLDPGGGQGPPPVTLAAAKKAKSEIQLSCGSDHTHCVWLECPIPDAPVITNVTIQARVWNSTFIEDYRDFDRVRVASWATLFLRTGVPTINMENKTVRFSVDIDSDLVEELPAEIELWLVLVAVSAGLLLLGLIILLLWKCGFFKRARTRALYEAKRQKAEMKSQPSETERLTEDY